From Desulfovibrio desulfuricans, a single genomic window includes:
- the rplM gene encoding 50S ribosomal protein L13 yields the protein MKTFSPTPKDINREWFVVDAQDQVLGRLASQIAHRLRGKHKPEFAPHMDNGDFIVVVNCEKIKVTGKKMTDKKYYRHSGWVGGLKTTQLGDMLADKPARVLTAAVRGMLPKNRLGRAMLKKLKIYAGTEHPHTAQNPQPLTLPH from the coding sequence ATGAAGACGTTCAGCCCCACCCCCAAAGACATCAACCGTGAATGGTTCGTGGTTGACGCTCAGGATCAGGTGCTCGGTCGTCTGGCCAGCCAGATAGCCCACCGCCTGCGCGGCAAACATAAGCCCGAATTCGCTCCCCATATGGATAACGGTGACTTTATCGTGGTTGTTAACTGCGAAAAGATTAAAGTTACCGGTAAGAAGATGACTGACAAAAAGTACTACCGGCACTCTGGCTGGGTGGGCGGCCTCAAGACCACCCAACTCGGCGACATGCTGGCCGACAAGCCCGCCCGCGTGCTGACCGCTGCGGTGCGAGGCATGCTGCCCAAGAATCGTCTGGGCCGCGCCATGCTGAAGAAACTGAAGATTTACGCCGGGACCGAACATCCGCATACGGCCCAGAATCCCCAGCCGCTGACGCTGCCGCATTAA
- a CDS encoding methyl-accepting chemotaxis protein → MRWTIAHTYVGSLFGALITCCGVVLFVSIYFMKVPIEDELNKGIVRMQQVISSANETTAQKFLQSADLIAEDDDFAKAVAEKNTDAAVKIGSVLMKKAGSDFMTITDEKGIVIGRGHSKKHGDSVTNQETVVIALTGKPAVAVVAGTEVPFTIRASFPVMHDGKLVGSVSIGTSLVTPAYLDWLKKLSGVNVTIFKGDTRVMTTIMQDGKRAIGTKLQSPEILKAVLERGETVYSHNNILGVDYNSAYWPVKDANGKIVGMWFVGMPIDELQRLERVAISNSIWIGVGLLVFQLILSFILGLKISAPIRKITAYAQAVADGNTEAQLDVYSRDDMGQLADSLRTMEDNLRKLVHDASEKAEEAHKRGEEAKLAMEEARVAQAQAEQAKREGMISAAAQIEEVVEQLNVSISDISEQVENTSGALDHAASRLAETATAMEEMNSTVLEVAKNAGGASDISNAAKRKAEVGSEIVSRAVVGIQEVQRQSQALRDGMAQLDDHAKAISQIMGVISDIADQTNLLALNAAIEAARAGEAGRGFAVVADEVRKLAEKTMSSTTDVGNAIAAIQQSAGQSIQQVEKAVGNISEATEYSNKSGEALKEIVGMVDQTADEVRAIAAASEQQSATSEEINRSVADVNHIAASTSQSMQVAMKELESLRALARNLMDLIEHMKKA, encoded by the coding sequence ATGCGTTGGACTATTGCGCACACATATGTCGGATCGCTATTCGGCGCGCTGATTACATGCTGTGGCGTTGTGCTTTTTGTCTCAATCTACTTCATGAAAGTTCCGATCGAAGACGAACTGAACAAGGGCATCGTAAGGATGCAGCAGGTCATCAGTTCTGCCAATGAAACTACAGCCCAAAAGTTTTTACAAAGTGCTGATCTTATTGCTGAAGATGATGACTTTGCCAAGGCTGTCGCTGAAAAAAACACTGATGCGGCGGTCAAGATCGGCTCAGTCCTGATGAAAAAGGCCGGGTCGGATTTTATGACCATCACCGATGAGAAGGGGATAGTCATAGGCCGTGGGCATTCCAAAAAGCACGGCGACAGCGTTACCAATCAGGAAACCGTGGTTATTGCCCTCACGGGCAAGCCCGCCGTTGCCGTAGTGGCTGGCACGGAGGTGCCGTTCACCATCCGGGCCAGCTTTCCTGTAATGCACGATGGCAAGCTTGTGGGCAGCGTCTCTATTGGCACCTCGCTTGTCACGCCCGCCTATCTTGATTGGCTCAAAAAGCTTTCTGGCGTCAACGTCACCATTTTTAAGGGTGATACACGCGTTATGACAACCATCATGCAGGATGGCAAACGCGCAATCGGCACCAAGCTGCAATCGCCTGAAATCCTCAAGGCCGTGCTTGAGCGCGGCGAAACGGTGTATTCGCATAATAATATCCTTGGTGTTGACTACAATTCTGCCTACTGGCCAGTCAAAGATGCCAACGGCAAAATTGTGGGCATGTGGTTTGTAGGCATGCCCATTGACGAATTGCAGCGTCTGGAACGCGTGGCCATAAGCAATTCCATATGGATTGGCGTGGGCCTGCTGGTCTTTCAGCTGATTCTTTCGTTTATCCTCGGTCTCAAGATCAGTGCCCCCATACGCAAAATAACCGCCTATGCGCAGGCTGTGGCCGATGGCAACACCGAAGCGCAGCTTGACGTATACAGCCGCGACGACATGGGCCAACTGGCAGATTCCTTGCGCACGATGGAAGATAATCTGCGCAAGTTGGTGCACGATGCCAGCGAAAAGGCAGAGGAAGCCCACAAGAGGGGTGAAGAAGCCAAGCTCGCCATGGAAGAGGCCCGTGTGGCCCAGGCACAGGCGGAGCAGGCCAAGCGTGAGGGCATGATCAGCGCTGCTGCCCAGATAGAAGAGGTTGTGGAGCAGCTTAACGTCTCTATCAGCGATATTTCCGAGCAGGTGGAAAACACCAGCGGTGCTCTTGACCATGCCGCAAGCCGATTGGCGGAAACCGCAACCGCCATGGAAGAAATGAATTCCACGGTGCTTGAAGTTGCCAAGAATGCCGGCGGGGCGTCTGATATCTCCAACGCCGCCAAGCGCAAAGCAGAGGTCGGTTCCGAGATTGTGTCCAGGGCCGTGGTGGGTATTCAGGAAGTGCAGCGGCAATCGCAGGCCCTCAGGGACGGCATGGCCCAGCTGGACGACCACGCCAAGGCCATCAGCCAGATCATGGGCGTCATTTCAGATATCGCGGATCAAACCAATCTGTTGGCCCTGAATGCGGCTATTGAAGCCGCCCGTGCGGGCGAGGCTGGGCGCGGATTTGCCGTGGTTGCTGACGAAGTGCGCAAACTGGCGGAAAAGACCATGTCTTCCACCACCGATGTGGGCAACGCCATTGCGGCCATTCAACAAAGCGCCGGCCAGAGCATTCAGCAGGTGGAAAAGGCCGTTGGCAACATTTCTGAAGCCACGGAGTATTCCAATAAGTCTGGCGAAGCCCTGAAAGAAATCGTTGGCATGGTGGATCAGACAGCCGATGAAGTGCGGGCCATTGCCGCCGCAAGCGAGCAGCAGTCTGCCACCAGCGAAGAAATCAACAGGTCTGTCGCTGATGTTAACCACATTGCGGCCAGCACTTCGCAATCCATGCAGGTCGCCATGAAGGAACTGGAATCCCTGCGCGCCCTGGCCCGCAACCTCATGGATCTTATAGAACATATGAAGAAGGCTTAA
- a CDS encoding RNA methyltransferase, whose product MLLQGLEVVLVKTRFPENIGMAARACVNMGCPTLRLVDPERWDREKARPLATPKGQDILDAVEVHEDVAQAVAQSALVFGTTARVGGWRQALLSPEQAAREAAAVLARGERVSFVFGPEDRGLNNDEIMHCHRLVTIPTDPAASSLNLAQAVLLLSYACANAVRALRHGEKPSDEPRGGKAATAAEQERLMESLKDMLLRLDYLHGDNPDYFLMPWRRLFSRAGLLRHEYDALMGLCRQVRHKLPD is encoded by the coding sequence ATGCTGCTGCAAGGTCTTGAAGTTGTATTGGTCAAAACGCGCTTTCCTGAAAACATAGGCATGGCTGCCCGCGCCTGCGTCAACATGGGCTGCCCCACCTTGCGCCTTGTCGATCCGGAACGGTGGGACAGGGAAAAGGCGCGTCCTCTGGCTACGCCCAAGGGGCAGGATATCCTGGATGCCGTGGAAGTGCATGAAGACGTAGCGCAGGCCGTGGCCCAAAGCGCACTGGTGTTTGGCACCACCGCGCGCGTGGGCGGCTGGCGTCAGGCTCTGCTTTCGCCGGAGCAGGCCGCGCGCGAGGCCGCTGCCGTTCTTGCAAGGGGCGAGAGGGTTTCCTTTGTTTTTGGCCCGGAAGATCGCGGCCTCAACAATGACGAAATCATGCACTGCCACCGTTTGGTGACTATTCCCACAGACCCGGCTGCCAGCTCCCTCAACCTTGCCCAGGCAGTGCTGCTGCTGAGCTACGCATGCGCCAACGCCGTTCGTGCCCTGCGGCATGGCGAAAAGCCCTCGGACGAGCCGCGCGGCGGCAAGGCGGCCACTGCTGCGGAACAGGAAAGGCTTATGGAATCACTGAAGGATATGCTGCTTCGTCTTGATTATCTGCATGGCGACAATCCTGATTACTTCCTCATGCCCTGGCGGCGTCTTTTTAGCAGGGCAGGACTGTTGCGGCACGAGTATGATGCCCTGATGGGCCTGTGCCGTCAGGTGCGTCACAAGTTGCCAGACTGA
- a CDS encoding YcaO-like family protein, whose translation MENDNTSNFSSASDVLPMLDYAYTHEQTQATTGYFSCVPPEDLNFDRALERLEAAPMDDFLHLHLLKLLAGKAQDELNLLAASCYDAAINEFTRPVLAALLAECTLLGAESPGKGQGFCAFFPPDAAERLAAYSPAVYLRAASLPDHAIAAAWSSLFRANICEHHSLPRPDEAGIAPLFSGELLDATARRMAEHADALARQHEKLKAEAWEPWQRPPSQETYLRALDALMENGVVDGPEMRHEASLSPIALLRGWQVDIAVTSGSVRHSLRGKATAYGRGLSLAAARASYAMEIVERASAYVSVGPGDGTAANAGTILDRKTELPLTLARFSELAEQGRAALDPNLLPLEAPYTDAPLHWLPASDASGATVLVPAQAVFLFCNLDEQALFIAGGSTGLASGNIMDEAVVAALTEIAERDAEATTPYSRTRCFMLRSRDQLIQSLLDDYAACGIRVQFQDLTTELGLPVYQCFVTGRDGTVARATGANLCGARAALAALTETPWPYSTAQNKPPCPSASGLAGLPVRVLEDLPDYSMPSPRVNRRLLESVLSAHGRSPLYVDLTRKDFDIPVVRAIVPGFALTAEWDRFSRPDARLFARYAACCL comes from the coding sequence ATGGAAAACGACAATACTTCAAATTTTTCTTCCGCATCTGATGTGTTGCCGATGCTGGACTATGCCTACACCCATGAGCAGACGCAGGCCACTACCGGCTATTTTTCCTGTGTTCCGCCAGAAGACCTGAATTTTGACCGTGCGCTGGAACGGCTTGAAGCCGCGCCGATGGACGACTTTCTGCACCTGCATCTGTTAAAACTGCTCGCAGGCAAAGCGCAGGACGAACTGAACCTTCTGGCCGCCAGTTGTTATGATGCGGCCATCAACGAGTTTACCCGTCCAGTGCTGGCGGCCCTGCTGGCTGAGTGCACCTTGCTCGGCGCGGAATCGCCTGGGAAGGGCCAGGGCTTTTGCGCGTTCTTTCCGCCTGATGCCGCCGAACGACTTGCAGCTTACAGCCCCGCTGTGTATTTGCGGGCTGCAAGCCTGCCTGACCACGCCATTGCAGCTGCCTGGAGCTCCCTGTTCCGCGCCAATATCTGCGAGCATCATTCCCTGCCGCGCCCGGATGAGGCTGGCATAGCTCCCCTGTTCAGCGGGGAACTGCTTGATGCCACAGCCCGGCGCATGGCGGAGCATGCCGATGCACTGGCCCGGCAACACGAAAAACTCAAGGCCGAAGCCTGGGAACCCTGGCAGCGCCCCCCATCGCAGGAAACATACCTGCGCGCCTTGGACGCGCTGATGGAAAACGGCGTTGTGGATGGCCCGGAAATGCGCCATGAAGCTTCGCTTTCGCCCATTGCGCTGCTGCGCGGCTGGCAGGTGGATATTGCCGTAACAAGCGGTTCTGTGCGCCACTCCTTGCGGGGCAAGGCCACAGCCTACGGGCGCGGCCTGTCCCTGGCGGCGGCCCGGGCATCCTACGCCATGGAAATTGTGGAGCGCGCCAGCGCCTATGTGAGCGTTGGGCCGGGGGATGGCACTGCCGCCAATGCCGGGACAATCCTTGACCGCAAAACAGAACTGCCCCTGACGCTTGCGCGTTTTTCCGAGCTGGCGGAGCAGGGCAGAGCGGCGCTCGACCCCAATCTGCTGCCCCTGGAAGCTCCCTATACTGATGCCCCCCTGCACTGGCTCCCTGCCTCTGACGCATCAGGCGCGACTGTTCTTGTGCCTGCGCAGGCGGTTTTTCTGTTCTGCAATCTGGACGAGCAGGCCCTGTTTATTGCTGGCGGCTCCACCGGCCTTGCGTCTGGCAATATTATGGATGAAGCTGTGGTTGCCGCCCTAACGGAAATTGCCGAGCGCGACGCCGAGGCCACAACTCCTTACAGTCGCACGCGCTGTTTTATGCTGCGCAGCCGTGATCAGCTCATTCAGTCGCTGCTTGACGACTACGCCGCCTGCGGTATCCGCGTGCAGTTTCAGGATTTGACCACGGAGCTTGGGCTCCCGGTGTATCAGTGTTTTGTCACCGGGCGTGACGGTACCGTCGCGCGGGCCACAGGAGCCAATCTTTGCGGCGCGCGCGCTGCCCTGGCGGCGCTCACTGAAACCCCGTGGCCCTACTCAACGGCGCAAAACAAGCCCCCATGCCCTTCAGCATCAGGACTAGCGGGACTGCCTGTTCGTGTGTTAGAGGATTTGCCGGATTACAGCATGCCCTCCCCCCGCGTCAACCGCCGTTTGTTAGAGTCGGTGCTGTCGGCGCACGGCAGAAGTCCTCTCTATGTGGATCTGACCCGCAAGGATTTTGATATCCCGGTGGTCAGGGCCATTGTTCCCGGTTTTGCCCTCACGGCAGAGTGGGACAGGTTCTCAAGGCCGGACGCGCGCCTTTTTGCGCGTTATGCCGCGTGTTGTCTATGA
- a CDS encoding translation initiation factor 2: MKISTPPARFAVFLIIAATLACLLPAAWPRPCNALAISKGLSFYANDLEYYYQHRRTETLPGILRTFDGQGVLKDSLKQIMLATFLAQVLRDDPSARQRLLPPQPGLSRDGRRTLAWMAHLAQLPDEEELLATLLQPEEKLLLQQIRHSPAPLVNWDIYSEKSVLQMYWAAFMASGSNEFLDVIIRAALHYAKLNSEGLRNNDSFSGSAAAAASLYDLAPRHPAVQTRLEQFLKNCSGPEAETLKTILRK, translated from the coding sequence ATGAAAATTTCTACTCCCCCTGCCCGCTTCGCGGTTTTTCTGATTATAGCGGCAACCCTTGCCTGCCTGTTGCCCGCTGCATGGCCGCGCCCTTGCAATGCGCTTGCCATTTCCAAGGGATTGTCCTTTTATGCCAATGACCTGGAATATTATTACCAGCACCGCCGCACCGAGACGCTGCCAGGCATTTTGCGCACGTTTGACGGGCAAGGGGTGCTGAAAGACAGCCTCAAGCAGATCATGCTGGCAACCTTTCTGGCGCAGGTGCTGCGCGATGATCCGTCTGCCCGGCAACGCCTGTTGCCGCCCCAGCCCGGTCTGAGCCGCGATGGACGGCGTACTCTGGCCTGGATGGCCCATCTTGCGCAATTGCCTGATGAAGAAGAGCTGCTTGCCACCCTGCTGCAACCGGAGGAAAAGCTTCTCCTCCAGCAGATTCGGCACAGCCCCGCCCCGCTGGTCAACTGGGACATCTACTCGGAGAAATCCGTATTGCAGATGTATTGGGCGGCCTTTATGGCCTCTGGCAGCAATGAATTTCTTGATGTCATTATCCGTGCGGCCCTGCACTACGCCAAGCTGAATTCAGAAGGGCTGCGCAATAACGACTCATTTTCCGGCAGCGCCGCAGCAGCGGCCTCGCTGTACGACCTCGCGCCACGCCATCCAGCCGTACAAACCCGCCTTGAACAGTTTCTTAAAAATTGCAGCGGGCCAGAAGCTGAAACTTTGAAAACAATTCTGCGCAAATAG
- a CDS encoding phenylacetate--CoA ligase family protein, which translates to MEFFDEAECWSRDQIEQTQLSRLRSTVAQTRKCDFYRQRLDEAGVGPDSIRSLDDLRRIPFTTKQDLRSQYPTGLLCVPQSEIVRMHCSSGTTGSPVAICHTQNDINSWADLMARSIHMVGVRRDDVFQNMSGYGLFTGGLGIHFGAERLGCMTIPAGAGNSRRQIKLAKDFRTTVAHILPSYALILGEHLRNMGEDPRQFPLRIALVGAEPYTEEFRRRIEDLFDMKAYNSYGLSEMNGPGVGFECLHQAGMHLWEDAYIPEIVDPETGEPMPEGEVGELVMTCLCRQGMPILRYRTRDLTRFLPGECACGRKHRRIDRILGRADDMFIIKGVNIYPMQIEQVIMTFAEVGQSYLILLENDGLGDVMRVQIEIRDEHFVEDMRVLQNLQKAIASRLRDEILITPRVELVESNSLPRTEGKAVRLQDMRNKN; encoded by the coding sequence ATGGAATTCTTTGATGAGGCGGAGTGTTGGAGCAGGGATCAGATTGAGCAGACCCAGCTTTCGCGGCTGAGAAGCACAGTGGCCCAGACGCGCAAGTGCGATTTTTACCGTCAGCGCCTGGACGAAGCGGGCGTTGGGCCGGATTCCATCCGCAGTCTGGATGATCTGCGGCGCATCCCCTTTACCACAAAGCAGGATCTGCGTTCCCAGTACCCCACGGGGCTTTTGTGCGTGCCGCAGTCCGAGATCGTGCGCATGCACTGCTCCAGCGGCACCACCGGTTCGCCCGTGGCCATCTGCCACACGCAGAACGACATCAATTCCTGGGCCGACCTTATGGCGCGCAGCATCCACATGGTTGGCGTGCGCCGGGACGACGTTTTTCAGAATATGTCCGGCTACGGGCTGTTCACGGGCGGCCTTGGCATCCATTTTGGCGCGGAGCGTCTGGGCTGCATGACCATCCCCGCCGGGGCTGGCAACTCTCGCCGCCAGATCAAGCTTGCCAAGGATTTCCGCACCACGGTGGCCCACATTCTGCCTTCATACGCACTCATTCTGGGTGAGCACCTGCGCAACATGGGCGAAGACCCGCGTCAATTCCCCCTGCGTATCGCCCTTGTGGGTGCGGAGCCGTATACCGAAGAATTCCGCCGCCGTATTGAAGACCTTTTTGACATGAAGGCCTACAACTCCTACGGCCTGTCTGAAATGAACGGCCCCGGCGTGGGCTTTGAGTGCCTGCACCAGGCGGGCATGCACCTGTGGGAAGACGCCTATATCCCTGAAATAGTCGATCCCGAAACTGGCGAGCCCATGCCCGAGGGCGAAGTGGGCGAACTTGTCATGACCTGCCTGTGCCGTCAGGGCATGCCCATCCTGCGTTACCGCACTCGCGACCTTACGCGTTTCTTGCCGGGGGAATGCGCCTGTGGCCGCAAGCACCGCCGCATAGACCGCATCCTTGGCCGCGCGGACGACATGTTTATCATCAAGGGCGTCAATATCTACCCCATGCAGATTGAGCAGGTTATCATGACCTTTGCCGAAGTGGGTCAGAGCTACCTGATTCTGCTTGAGAACGATGGCCTTGGCGATGTGATGCGCGTACAGATCGAAATCCGCGACGAGCATTTTGTGGAAGACATGCGCGTGCTGCAAAACCTGCAAAAAGCCATTGCCTCGCGCCTGCGTGATGAAATCCTCATCACGCCCAGGGTCGAGCTTGTGGAGAGCAACAGCCTGCCGCGTACCGAGGGCAAGGCCGTGCGCTTGCAGGATATGCGCAACAAAAACTAA
- a CDS encoding DUF456 domain-containing protein, with amino-acid sequence MDFLPFPLASLLAGAFITLLCFVLLLNIFGLPANWVLLGLVALWKVVHPGATSMDVWFWIMMVGIALVGEALEMGMQILKAKRYGSSSSGTFAGMIGAIAGAILLAPLFFGLGALIGALAGAWTGCFVVEHLKGRPLREALDAAFGAMMGRFLGTVCKCGAGGAMLALAAGRIWPKLPPQMPPAFSPEAPTQVLLTLLRGLC; translated from the coding sequence ATGGATTTTCTGCCTTTTCCCCTGGCTTCATTGTTGGCCGGGGCGTTCATAACGCTGCTGTGCTTTGTGCTGCTGCTCAACATTTTTGGGCTGCCCGCCAACTGGGTGCTGCTGGGGCTTGTGGCGTTGTGGAAGGTGGTGCATCCCGGCGCGACCTCCATGGATGTCTGGTTCTGGATTATGATGGTGGGCATAGCCCTTGTGGGCGAAGCCCTGGAAATGGGCATGCAGATACTCAAGGCCAAACGCTATGGCTCCAGTTCTTCCGGCACGTTTGCGGGGATGATTGGGGCCATAGCGGGGGCCATTCTGCTTGCGCCGCTCTTTTTTGGGCTTGGGGCGCTTATCGGTGCGCTGGCTGGGGCGTGGACAGGCTGTTTTGTTGTGGAACACCTCAAGGGGCGCCCCCTGCGCGAAGCGCTGGACGCGGCCTTTGGCGCCATGATGGGCCGATTTCTCGGCACAGTGTGCAAGTGCGGCGCAGGCGGGGCCATGCTGGCTCTGGCTGCCGGGCGTATCTGGCCCAAACTGCCGCCCCAGATGCCCCCGGCTTTTTCTCCCGAAGCTCCCACGCAGGTCTTGCTGACGCTGCTGCGGGGCCTGTGCTGA
- a CDS encoding DUF1786 domain-containing protein, with product MDEIVQKFLRGTGPVLCVDIGSGTQDALLARPGLECENWPRFVLPAPARLVAQRIRELTLLKRNIWLYGANMGGGFTQAIKEHLAAGLSVSATAAATRGIHDNEEVVRKIGVEVRSSCPDGSVPVFLTDYSPEFWGGLLRHAGLPLPHLVLTAAQDHGFHTHGNRQARMRAWTELLAASSDPRRWIYETPPPSLTRLVPLHDKTGGPVADTGASALLGALCDKEVMDRSYRQGITVINVGNGHTVAALVYKGQVRGIYEHHTGMRTLEQLLGDLEQFRKHWLPTEEVQASGGHGTAFGPYCEEAGGYEPTYITGPKRALLQGQGRFLAPHGDMMIAGCFGLIWGWAHTRAGE from the coding sequence ATGGACGAGATAGTTCAAAAGTTTTTGCGCGGCACAGGGCCTGTGCTGTGCGTAGATATAGGCAGCGGCACGCAGGATGCCCTTTTGGCCCGCCCCGGCCTTGAGTGCGAGAACTGGCCGCGCTTTGTTTTGCCAGCGCCCGCGCGGCTTGTTGCGCAGCGCATTCGCGAGCTGACCCTGCTCAAACGCAATATCTGGCTTTACGGCGCCAACATGGGTGGCGGCTTTACTCAGGCAATCAAGGAACATTTGGCGGCGGGTCTTTCTGTCAGTGCAACAGCAGCGGCCACGCGCGGTATTCATGACAATGAAGAAGTCGTGCGCAAAATCGGCGTGGAAGTGCGTTCCAGCTGCCCCGATGGCAGCGTGCCGGTCTTTCTCACCGATTATTCGCCGGAATTCTGGGGCGGACTGCTGCGTCATGCCGGGCTGCCCCTGCCGCATCTGGTGCTGACCGCTGCGCAGGATCACGGCTTTCATACCCACGGCAACCGCCAGGCGCGCATGCGCGCATGGACGGAACTGCTGGCCGCATCTTCTGATCCCCGGCGCTGGATATATGAAACACCGCCGCCTTCGCTGACGCGCCTTGTGCCCCTGCACGATAAAACAGGCGGTCCGGTTGCGGACACCGGGGCCAGTGCGCTGCTCGGCGCATTGTGCGACAAGGAAGTGATGGATCGCAGTTATCGGCAGGGCATTACGGTCATTAATGTGGGCAACGGACATACCGTGGCTGCGCTGGTATATAAGGGACAGGTGCGCGGAATTTACGAGCATCACACCGGCATGCGCACTCTGGAGCAACTGCTTGGTGATCTTGAACAGTTCCGCAAGCACTGGCTGCCCACAGAAGAGGTGCAGGCCTCCGGCGGGCACGGCACGGCTTTTGGCCCGTATTGTGAAGAAGCCGGCGGCTATGAACCAACCTACATCACCGGGCCAAAGCGCGCGCTGCTGCAAGGGCAGGGGCGTTTTCTGGCCCCGCACGGCGATATGATGATCGCCGGATGTTTCGGCCTTATCTGGGGATGGGCGCACACCCGGGCCGGGGAGTAG
- a CDS encoding HD domain-containing protein gives MPVIRKNLLQLIFSGAYLLRWNDKLRPVELLEIDKQAHKMLLACVLWHENSRHMTDPERTALATEIIEGGLFDYFYRLIITDIKPPIFYRIKENPEQFRQLTEHVLDRLEPSLAPLGPFWERMRQWHTSPDDDTLARRILTAAHLFASQWEFRLIEPLNAPFDDEMGDIGQSFPDRLDTFTDLRGLAAMRSQSTALSRLANLCGQLRFQVRWTQAPRIPATSVLGHMFIVASYAYCFSLAVDACPARANNNFFCGLFHDLPEVLTRDIISPVKQSISDLPKIIKEYEDKELERRVYGPLRAEGFTSLVERIEYYLGAAVGSEFQECVRENGTVRAVEGFQALAACNRDDLDPKDGQLVKVCDNLAAFLEAHSSIRNGVSSPHLLEARVRLLNRLRESSPNVLGLDALLADFD, from the coding sequence ATGCCTGTAATTCGCAAGAATCTTCTACAGCTTATTTTTTCCGGCGCGTACCTGTTACGCTGGAATGACAAGCTGCGGCCAGTGGAACTGCTTGAGATTGACAAGCAGGCGCACAAAATGCTCCTGGCCTGCGTGCTCTGGCACGAAAACTCCCGGCACATGACTGACCCGGAACGCACCGCGCTTGCAACAGAAATCATTGAGGGCGGGCTGTTTGACTATTTCTACCGGCTCATCATCACGGACATCAAGCCTCCCATCTTCTACAGGATCAAGGAAAACCCGGAGCAGTTCCGCCAGTTGACCGAGCACGTGCTCGACAGGCTTGAGCCTTCGCTTGCGCCTCTTGGCCCCTTTTGGGAACGCATGCGCCAGTGGCACACCAGCCCGGATGACGACACGCTTGCGCGGCGCATTCTTACTGCTGCCCACCTCTTTGCCTCGCAGTGGGAGTTCAGGCTCATAGAGCCGCTTAACGCGCCGTTTGATGATGAAATGGGCGACATAGGCCAGTCGTTTCCCGATCGGCTGGATACGTTCACGGACTTGCGCGGCCTCGCCGCCATGCGCAGCCAGAGCACGGCCCTCTCGCGCCTTGCCAACCTGTGCGGCCAGTTGCGCTTTCAGGTGCGATGGACGCAGGCCCCGCGCATTCCGGCCACGTCGGTTCTCGGCCATATGTTTATTGTGGCAAGCTACGCCTACTGTTTCAGTCTTGCCGTCGATGCCTGCCCGGCGCGCGCCAACAACAATTTTTTCTGCGGATTGTTCCACGACCTGCCGGAAGTGCTCACCCGCGACATCATCTCGCCGGTCAAGCAGTCCATTTCAGACCTGCCAAAAATCATCAAGGAATACGAGGATAAAGAACTGGAACGCCGCGTGTATGGTCCCTTGCGCGCTGAGGGCTTCACCTCGCTGGTGGAGCGTATTGAATACTACCTTGGCGCAGCTGTCGGTTCCGAATTTCAGGAATGCGTGCGCGAAAACGGCACAGTTCGCGCTGTTGAGGGCTTTCAGGCTCTTGCCGCATGCAACCGGGACGACCTGGATCCCAAGGACGGCCAGCTTGTTAAGGTTTGCGACAATCTGGCGGCTTTTCTGGAGGCGCACAGTTCCATCCGTAACGGCGTGTCCTCCCCCCACCTGCTGGAAGCCCGCGTGCGCCTGCTGAACCGCCTGCGCGAAAGCTCGCCCAATGTGCTGGGGCTGGATGCCCTGCTTGCCGACTTCGATTAA
- the rpsI gene encoding 30S ribosomal protein S9, producing MSEKFEYGTGRRKTATARTRIYAGSGGITVNGRNFEDYFPRKTLQMIIRQPLVLAKLSDKFDIRVNVAGGGVTGQAEAVRHGISRALLLVDPALRPMLKKAGFLTRDARKKERKKYGLRAARARYQYSKR from the coding sequence ATGAGCGAGAAATTTGAATACGGCACTGGCCGCCGCAAGACCGCTACGGCCCGTACCCGCATCTACGCCGGTTCCGGCGGCATCACGGTAAACGGCCGCAACTTTGAGGATTATTTTCCTCGCAAGACCCTGCAGATGATCATCCGTCAGCCCCTGGTTCTTGCCAAGCTGTCCGACAAGTTTGACATCCGCGTGAACGTTGCCGGTGGCGGCGTTACCGGTCAGGCTGAAGCCGTGCGCCACGGTATTTCCCGTGCGCTGCTTCTGGTTGACCCGGCCCTGCGCCCCATGCTCAAGAAAGCTGGCTTCCTTACCCGCGATGCCCGCAAGAAAGAACGTAAAAAGTACGGCCTGCGCGCTGCCCGCGCCCGGTACCAGTACTCCAAGCGTTAA